CGCGCCACCTCCGAAACGGATCGCAATCAGAGTGCCCGGGCCAGCGCTCTCCTTCGAATGCGCAAGGGCTTGCATCTGGGCGGCACGCCTCTATCGAGGGAAGATGCCCATGGGCGTTGATCAGATCTTTGTCGACACCAACATCCTCGTGTACGCATACGACATCGACGCCGGCGAGAAACACCAAATCGCCAGGGACAAGATATCCGCCCTTTGGCACCGTGATCTCCTACCGAGCATCAGCGTCCAGGTTCTGCAGGAATTCTATGTGAATCTCATCCGGAAGAAGATTGCCGCACCAGTTGCCCGTGAGACGGTGACCAACTACCTCGAGTGGGGTGTGATCGACAACGACCGTTTCCTCTTCATCGAAGGGCTCCGGTGGAAGGAGAAGTGGAACCTGTCTCATTGGGATGCTTTGATTCTTGCCGCGGCAAGGAAGGCCAAGGCGAAAGCGGTATGGAGCGAAGACCTGATCTCCGGCCACGAATACGATGGCATCGTGGTGGTAAACCCGCTGATTAAGTAGATGACTACTGCTTTGAACAACCACGGTGGGGAGCGTGGCTGGACTCAGCTTTTGCTCAAGCCATGCAGCAGGCTCTGCAAGTTGAGGGTCTGCAAATAGGTGTGCGTGTGCTCAAATGACTGACCGGGGATGCTAATCTGCCCTGCAACAAGAGGTAGGTGAGCCAGAAGTAGAGCGAGAGACTGATGCTCGGACGCGGAGCTGAGGCGGATCCCCGGGCTCGACCATCGGCCCCCATACCGATACGCTCCTTCCCCGTCAAACGGCGCCCGGCCGTACCTCTTGCGAAGCACCGGTGAGCCCGTCCCATATTTGTCGGAACCACACCTGATAGTTTTCGGTCGATATCACGCTTAATATGCGCGTTTCAACACTCGGCGTTCGGTACCCTCCCGGCTTTCGCTCCATCAGAATATATTCGATGTCGTTCTTGATGACGGCGTTCGGCTCGTACGGCTTTCCGAGGAAGCTTGAACCGTTTTCGACTTCGTAGACTGCATTCGCTTGGTTGAAACTATTCCGGCATTCCGGTGGGACTACGGAAACAGCTGAACTTCGCACGAGTTATGCCATCAGCGACAGTGACCGGTTTTGTTGTCCCGATTGTACTGAAACCTTTTGTGATCTTCGTAGTGGTGCGGCAAAAGAAAATCCTCAAGGCGTGATCCCAAACGAGTACAGCGCAGCGTGGTGATCATCCTGTGTAGCCACACAGGCCGGCGCGCGGAGACAGGGTGCCGCTTCTGCAAAATGAAGAATCCCAGTTCGATCTTGTATTTTGTAGATACGATACTCCACCTCGATCGGGTTATAGTCTTCACATGAACCGATTGGCGGCGCGGTCTAGGTAGTCACTGGACTGTGATCAGGATGAGGGAAACATGCGTGACGACCCGGCTCGCGAAAAGACTGGCTTCGGGCTCTACCTTTGCCTGGCGATTGTATTTGCGCTCGCACTGCTCGCGCAGGTCACATTCACGGTGGACGTAGTCCGCGATCTGGCGAACGATTATCCCCGAATCCCAATATCTCTCGGCCGCCCCTGGCCTACAATCACGGAGATTACTCCATCAGCCTCCGATGCCGGATTGCGCAAGGGCGATCGGGTGGTGACGATCGATGGCTTTGCGCCCTCGGGCTTGAAGGGTTTGCCCACATTAATTCGCAGCAAGAAACCGGGTGATGCGCTGACCATAGTCGTGGAGCGCGCCGGGGAAGTTTCGGAACATCGGGTAATACTCAAACCGATCGGGCAGGAGGGCTCGCATCTGGCCTTGCTCTACGCCGTCGTGGTCTGGATCGCACTTCCGTGGTTTTGCCTGACGGTGGGATTCTGGGTCGCCGCCGTTCGGATTTGCGATGCACGCGCCTGGATGGTGATGGGGATTCTGGTGGGCATGAGCCAACTGGCGCACTCCAACCTGCTCGATCCGCTCGGTTGGGGATCCTGGGGTGTGGTAACGGAAGCATTCAGCGAAATATCCAGTTATCTGTGGGCATTGTGCATGATGCTTTTCGGCATGTACTTCCCCGATCGCTGGCGATTCGATCAGCGATGGCCGTGGGTGAAATGGACGCTGACTGCCTCGACTGCCGCGCTCATGATTTGGAGTTCGATCACGACGATCGGGTACGGAGTGGCTTTCGCAGCGACAGACAACCTGCTCGGCTCCGTGACCTTGCCGGATTCGATCTCCTTCGTCGTGCTGATGGTAGTGATGTCGTTCTTCTTCATCGGGCTCAGGGACAAGTACCGGGATGCGTCACAGCCCCCAGACGCGCGCCGGCGGCTCCGAGTGCTCTACTTTGGCTGCAGCCTGGCGATGAGCCCGATGTTCGTGCTTTTCATCATCGACGCGGTCGTGTTTCGTCGGTCGCCGGGAAATACCGGTGGCACTTTGCTGGGCCTGGCGCTGGCATTCATGTTCCTGTTCCCGGTTACGCTGGCGTACGTCATCGTGGTGCAGCGTGCGCTCGATGTACGCGTGGTCATCCGGCAAGGCGTGCAGTACGCGCTCGCGCGGGGCGGAATCCGGATCATCACTGCCTGCCTGATCATTGCGATCATCATCATTTCGATCAGCCTGATGGAAGGCCCGCACGTCTCGAGAATGCAGAAAGTGGGATTCCTCGGGTTCAGCATCGTGCTGGTGCTGAGGCTTCGCGATCTGGCCGAGCGTCTCCGGCGGTGGGTGGACCGCAAGTTTTTCCGCGAAGCCTACGACGCGGAGCGCATTCTGGGAGATTTGAGTGAACAGGTCCGGACCATCCTGGACAAGAATGCACTCATGGAAACCGTAACGCGGAAACTGGCGGAGTCGCTGCACGTGGAGCGCATCCTGGTGATGCTGCAGGACGGACTGATTTTCCGCCCGGCGTATTCAGCCGGGTATGATGTCTTGCCTGAGATCGCCCTGCCATCGGATGCGGCGACAGTGGTCGAGATGCAGCGCACGCGCGAACCCGTTGCAGTCGACGGACGGAAAGGGGATCAAAGCGTAAGGGAACTGCAGCAGCTTGGGACGAAGCTCCTGTTGCCGCTGGCCACCAAGAAGGAATTGCTCGGCTTCATCAGCCTTGGGCCGAAGAAATCCGAAGAACCGTACTCGACCGGCGACAGGAACCTGCTGCGGACCGTGGCGGCTCAAACGGGTCTGGCACTGGAAAACAGCAGGCTTTCGGAGGCCATTGCTGCTGAAGTCACGCAGCGGGAATTGCTGAATCGAGAAATCGAGATTGCGCGCGAGGTGCAGGAACGCCTGTTCCCGCAAAATCTGCCGGCGGTGGCTGCGCTGGAGTATTCCGGGCACTGCCGGCCTGCGCGCGGCGTCGGCGGCGATTACTACGATTTTCTGCCGCTTCCGGGCGGACGCCTCGGCCTGGTAATCGGAGATGTGTCGGGCAAAGGCGTGCCGGCCGCACTGCTGATGGCGAGCCTACAGGCATCGGTGCGCGGGCAGTCGCAGGCCGTGCGGCTCGACGGACATCCGGATCTGGCCGGGCTGATGGAAAATGTCAATCGGCTGGTGTTCGATGCTTCGCCCGCGAACCGATACGCTACTTTCTTTTACGCGCAGTTTGAACCGACCAGGCGCCGTCTGACATACACAAATGGCGGGCACAATGCCCCCATGCTGCTCCGCGACGAAAGACTGATCCGGCTGGAAACCGGCGGCCCGCCGGTGGGGCTGTTTGCCGCCTCCCGATATGAGCAAGGCGAAATCGAATTGATGACCGGCGACCTGCTGGTTCTCTATACCGATGGGGTCAGCGAAGCCGAGAATCCGCAGGAAGCGGAGTGGGGTGAAGAGGCGCTGCTGGCCACGGTCAGATCATGCTCCCGCTTGCCACCGAGTGAAATAATCGGCCACGTTCTGGATACTGCGGACAAATTCGCGGCGGGTGCACCGCAGCACGATGACATGACGCTGGTGGTGGCGCGCGTGCTGCCGGCGTGACGTTGAGTAAGTGAGACGCGACCGACTATTCAGTGTCAAAACCACGCCCTTTGGCCGCGCGATCCTGGAATCGCGGGCGTCCCATCCGACTCCCTGATCTAATTCCACGGTCGAAATTGAAAAGAATTGTCGCGGTAGACGTAAAGTCTGGCGAACGTGGGTCGCGGCTGCCAGACGCGATCCCGGTGCCCATTAGCTGAAACAACCTACGAGAGGCACTTGAGTGCTATATCGCGACTGGCGCAGGGCGCCGGCGGCCCGACGGCGCCCACTTGTCTCTTACCATATTCTGACAGGCAGGGATCGCT
This sequence is a window from Terriglobia bacterium. Protein-coding genes within it:
- a CDS encoding DUF6364 family protein — encoded protein: MSKNVTLRLDDAVLRKARHAAVEQDQSLSEWVAGLVTRATSETDRNQSARASALLRMRKGLHLGGTPLSREDAHGR
- a CDS encoding PIN domain-containing protein; amino-acid sequence: MGVDQIFVDTNILVYAYDIDAGEKHQIARDKISALWHRDLLPSISVQVLQEFYVNLIRKKIAAPVARETVTNYLEWGVIDNDRFLFIEGLRWKEKWNLSHWDALILAAARKAKAKAVWSEDLISGHEYDGIVVVNPLIK
- a CDS encoding SpoIIE family protein phosphatase, yielding MRDDPAREKTGFGLYLCLAIVFALALLAQVTFTVDVVRDLANDYPRIPISLGRPWPTITEITPSASDAGLRKGDRVVTIDGFAPSGLKGLPTLIRSKKPGDALTIVVERAGEVSEHRVILKPIGQEGSHLALLYAVVVWIALPWFCLTVGFWVAAVRICDARAWMVMGILVGMSQLAHSNLLDPLGWGSWGVVTEAFSEISSYLWALCMMLFGMYFPDRWRFDQRWPWVKWTLTASTAALMIWSSITTIGYGVAFAATDNLLGSVTLPDSISFVVLMVVMSFFFIGLRDKYRDASQPPDARRRLRVLYFGCSLAMSPMFVLFIIDAVVFRRSPGNTGGTLLGLALAFMFLFPVTLAYVIVVQRALDVRVVIRQGVQYALARGGIRIITACLIIAIIIISISLMEGPHVSRMQKVGFLGFSIVLVLRLRDLAERLRRWVDRKFFREAYDAERILGDLSEQVRTILDKNALMETVTRKLAESLHVERILVMLQDGLIFRPAYSAGYDVLPEIALPSDAATVVEMQRTREPVAVDGRKGDQSVRELQQLGTKLLLPLATKKELLGFISLGPKKSEEPYSTGDRNLLRTVAAQTGLALENSRLSEAIAAEVTQRELLNREIEIAREVQERLFPQNLPAVAALEYSGHCRPARGVGGDYYDFLPLPGGRLGLVIGDVSGKGVPAALLMASLQASVRGQSQAVRLDGHPDLAGLMENVNRLVFDASPANRYATFFYAQFEPTRRRLTYTNGGHNAPMLLRDERLIRLETGGPPVGLFAASRYEQGEIELMTGDLLVLYTDGVSEAENPQEAEWGEEALLATVRSCSRLPPSEIIGHVLDTADKFAAGAPQHDDMTLVVARVLPA